The Salinibacterium sp. M195 genome includes a window with the following:
- a CDS encoding cytosine permease, whose protein sequence is MAFHDDVDDANDANDKTSSEHEFELPVPRRAASSIPAVDETDRDEKPTPVDLSEASNDGVFDLDVALEVPASLDDTPVPEVPLTPPGASDFAPINLDEEFQRSELAEGLDQGMPPWAMAPAPDPTQAVSQLDAPDEFSGPRRSTFSHVAAEDSLTDSDSSGTPASPAGPQSPVDSDSPVDSDTAAVSETELNPAVSGVSAGDFAPNAVAVPSDDPYQIPADYTTPDFFAQRISRRRATDEVASATSTEIPEDDSDAAENLAASDQDHFAELEEAPNEESLENSEGSASAESSADDDDLTSVGGSANAPDSTSPDGPTEIQDSKVFDFDSLFSTDAPATPPAPSTTADSSDDTSWAPMAAPADSQSTAVADPAPETNNVWKLGPLEPNTDSAAPSAASDVAASAVDAPASADVDASSASEVAQPANEDAEVAHDASPVNAFETPHESENVAANAAEDSVVSDEVPLNAEFVIEGAPMWNLDSASSVEEANEDSARDVTNEDVVHDAADVDDSDDLAAAEAVQGTAEPAQDSTEVAQGSAEIAQDSSETDRVHDVDVIQDEPDPEGPIDSVDVDVAHAAADGEVLRDQPDIAPAHDDVTHDVEVVDVVDAPQDGAEDRTEGDLDAFDGADPVDATDGAAPAGVEPLLASPLEFPAEAFSAAAAEFAPTQEDAPSFESQTPETEQPVQGQPGSSSPNEPIEPAVEHSSFEPPRTSESIVELDDADDADDADDVDDSDGSDEATPPVRRSMADDELLNWADSPESQSTGTLSVIEVLEAQLRLREEEAREYREWETTLRSKASQTTEVSNEPIVSADEGIAANSDVAAAPSNLSTPAEDSQTEAKAETEAAAAQLPAWDVPPPSDSWAPGVDFDDEIPFAAHADPTGSITLPVFDAQPAIDDSATEGDASAATTAEAEPEISKFGASVPEETAIPADVTSDEAGSEAIAEVDFGFAPASEVPNQIDSDPESESESETESEVAVAPEQIVPHFDEESGLLSLGNVPVTSTFAPPTLDPADAAAHAEQSPEFPADEDGDYDEIPLAPPPLVEPLTAPSNPRSNLDEHVSFGDFGFTPPISGEPAAAEAPIAETSAAASEVDSDNVNAFAFNLDSPAAAVAPSSTHVSADDAEPAADDADSQPEGVDVPAEPTDIEAANVEIAGAPSSFSFASEETPRYVPSAPLSFDDLLKSDSEDDEEADDADDADDVNPLDAFLAEPDTESLPGDPLSTVNTGSISISETLLEAESDEAVDDSDRFSHSDEVPAHRADDDSNPIPFAAGAATVAAGVAATAVSPSAAPSTADAAASGTDPAVVPQPLSLSSALVSQQPLGLDDVAPTAQRVFSLEESGLEPTPVDRRVGHAARMFWLWFATNSSIVSLGLGAAVFAVGMSLRQSVVAILAGVALSFIPLGLTTLAGKRSGQPTMVISRSTFGLLGNVVPAVVALVARLFWGAVLLWLLASSVAIVLIGADLNVGLGDRQLLLIALAVSFLVALVVAFAGYPLFARIQLILSIVSGVLVVGLIALTAQYVDVAQALTTPDGSWLLTLTGTVLVFSFLGLVWAYSGADIARYQRPSSSGAASALSAAFGATVPAFVLIAYGALLAASDPAIARGFLASPLDTLLPLLPGWFPIPLLLAAALSLLSGITLSLYSGGFALQAIGVRLPRQWSIVIVGVLLGALAVLFAFGVTGGINELFRDVATTIAVPTAAWAGIFAAETMIRTRRLDSAALTTRGGIYADVRWVNLGAFVLISVIGFALTSATITWLSWQGYGFAALGVDLNSELAATDLGVLVALGLGLLTPMVAGIPAIRRQESGLSERANRAV, encoded by the coding sequence ATGGCATTCCACGACGACGTTGACGACGCGAACGATGCGAACGACAAAACGTCCTCAGAGCATGAGTTCGAACTACCCGTTCCCCGGCGCGCAGCGTCGAGTATCCCTGCCGTCGATGAGACGGATCGCGACGAAAAGCCGACCCCTGTCGACTTGAGCGAAGCCTCAAACGATGGCGTCTTCGATTTGGATGTTGCGCTCGAGGTTCCGGCGAGTCTCGACGACACACCCGTTCCTGAGGTGCCGCTAACCCCACCGGGTGCTTCCGACTTCGCACCCATCAACTTGGATGAAGAGTTCCAGCGTTCAGAACTTGCTGAAGGTCTAGACCAGGGAATGCCACCCTGGGCGATGGCGCCCGCACCCGACCCCACACAAGCTGTATCCCAACTTGACGCGCCCGACGAATTTTCAGGCCCGCGCCGTTCGACTTTCAGCCACGTCGCGGCAGAAGATAGCCTCACAGATTCGGACAGTTCAGGCACCCCTGCGAGCCCCGCGGGTCCTCAGAGTCCCGTGGATTCTGACAGTCCCGTGGATTCTGACACCGCCGCCGTTTCCGAGACTGAGCTCAATCCAGCAGTCTCGGGTGTTTCCGCAGGAGACTTTGCGCCCAACGCCGTAGCAGTGCCTAGCGACGACCCCTATCAAATTCCGGCTGATTACACGACGCCGGATTTCTTTGCACAACGTATTTCACGTCGCCGTGCCACGGACGAGGTCGCGAGCGCGACGTCAACTGAGATTCCCGAAGACGACTCGGACGCTGCGGAAAACCTAGCCGCTTCCGATCAAGATCATTTCGCGGAACTCGAAGAGGCGCCGAATGAGGAAAGTCTCGAGAACTCAGAAGGCAGCGCGAGTGCGGAAAGCAGCGCTGACGACGACGACCTCACGAGTGTTGGCGGGTCAGCTAACGCACCCGACTCCACCAGCCCCGATGGCCCGACCGAGATCCAAGATTCCAAGGTATTCGATTTCGATTCCTTGTTTTCGACGGATGCCCCAGCGACGCCTCCGGCACCTTCTACGACAGCCGATTCATCAGATGACACGTCGTGGGCACCGATGGCTGCGCCAGCCGACTCGCAGAGTACTGCCGTGGCCGACCCGGCGCCGGAAACGAATAACGTCTGGAAGCTCGGGCCACTCGAGCCCAACACCGACAGCGCAGCGCCATCAGCAGCTTCGGATGTGGCCGCATCGGCCGTCGACGCTCCGGCGTCAGCTGATGTGGACGCGTCCTCGGCGAGTGAAGTAGCGCAGCCAGCGAACGAAGATGCGGAAGTCGCTCACGATGCTTCGCCCGTCAACGCTTTCGAGACGCCTCACGAATCCGAGAATGTCGCGGCGAACGCGGCGGAGGATTCAGTTGTGTCCGACGAGGTGCCCCTCAACGCTGAATTTGTCATTGAGGGCGCGCCCATGTGGAACCTCGACTCGGCATCCAGCGTCGAGGAAGCGAACGAGGACTCCGCTCGCGACGTCACGAACGAAGATGTCGTTCACGACGCTGCTGACGTCGATGACTCGGATGACCTAGCGGCAGCTGAAGCCGTTCAAGGGACTGCTGAACCGGCTCAAGATAGTACTGAAGTTGCTCAGGGCAGTGCTGAAATTGCTCAGGACAGTTCTGAGACAGATCGTGTTCACGACGTTGATGTTATTCAGGACGAACCCGATCCTGAAGGCCCGATCGATTCAGTTGACGTCGATGTTGCGCATGCCGCTGCCGATGGTGAAGTGCTTCGCGATCAGCCAGACATCGCCCCTGCGCACGACGATGTGACTCACGATGTTGAGGTTGTCGACGTTGTCGATGCACCTCAGGATGGCGCCGAGGATCGTACCGAGGGTGATCTCGACGCTTTCGACGGTGCGGATCCGGTAGATGCGACCGATGGGGCAGCGCCAGCAGGAGTTGAGCCTCTTCTCGCGTCGCCGCTGGAGTTCCCCGCTGAGGCCTTTTCGGCGGCAGCGGCGGAGTTCGCGCCGACGCAAGAAGACGCCCCTAGTTTCGAAAGCCAGACGCCCGAAACGGAACAACCAGTCCAGGGTCAACCGGGATCGTCTTCGCCTAACGAACCAATTGAGCCTGCTGTCGAGCACAGCTCGTTCGAGCCGCCTCGCACGTCAGAATCGATAGTCGAGTTGGACGATGCGGACGATGCGGACGATGCGGACGATGTGGATGACTCTGACGGGTCGGACGAAGCAACACCGCCGGTCCGGCGCTCAATGGCAGATGACGAACTGCTCAACTGGGCAGACAGCCCCGAGAGTCAATCAACTGGCACGCTCAGTGTTATCGAGGTACTTGAAGCCCAGCTCCGGCTGCGCGAAGAGGAAGCTCGCGAGTATCGCGAATGGGAAACCACTCTTCGATCCAAAGCAAGCCAGACGACCGAGGTATCAAACGAGCCAATCGTTTCTGCTGACGAAGGAATTGCGGCGAACAGCGATGTCGCTGCCGCGCCCTCGAATCTTTCCACTCCCGCAGAGGACTCCCAGACCGAAGCGAAAGCCGAAACAGAAGCGGCGGCGGCTCAATTGCCCGCGTGGGATGTTCCACCACCGAGTGACTCCTGGGCTCCGGGCGTCGATTTCGACGACGAGATTCCTTTCGCGGCGCACGCAGATCCCACCGGGTCGATAACGCTCCCGGTATTCGACGCACAACCGGCCATCGATGACTCGGCGACTGAAGGCGACGCTTCAGCGGCAACTACCGCAGAAGCTGAACCCGAAATATCAAAGTTCGGCGCCTCCGTGCCAGAAGAGACTGCCATTCCAGCGGATGTGACCTCAGATGAGGCCGGCTCCGAGGCTATCGCTGAAGTCGACTTTGGCTTCGCCCCTGCTTCCGAAGTGCCGAATCAGATTGACTCTGACCCCGAGTCCGAGTCCGAGTCCGAGACTGAGTCCGAAGTTGCGGTCGCGCCCGAGCAGATCGTGCCGCACTTTGATGAGGAATCCGGGCTTCTGAGCTTGGGTAATGTGCCCGTCACCTCCACATTTGCTCCGCCGACTCTTGATCCCGCTGATGCCGCGGCGCACGCTGAGCAATCGCCAGAGTTTCCCGCAGACGAGGACGGTGACTACGACGAAATTCCACTCGCACCGCCACCCCTTGTCGAGCCATTGACGGCGCCGTCGAACCCTCGCTCAAACCTCGACGAGCATGTGTCGTTCGGAGATTTCGGCTTCACGCCCCCGATCTCTGGTGAACCGGCAGCAGCCGAAGCGCCGATCGCTGAAACCTCCGCCGCAGCATCCGAGGTTGATTCCGACAACGTAAACGCGTTTGCCTTCAACCTCGATTCTCCTGCTGCAGCGGTAGCACCCAGCAGCACTCACGTCTCCGCTGACGACGCAGAACCTGCCGCTGACGACGCAGATTCACAACCTGAGGGCGTCGATGTTCCGGCCGAACCTACGGATATCGAAGCTGCAAACGTTGAGATTGCCGGGGCTCCTTCCTCTTTCAGCTTTGCCTCAGAAGAAACCCCGCGCTATGTGCCATCCGCGCCTCTGAGCTTTGACGACCTTTTGAAGAGCGATAGTGAGGATGACGAAGAAGCCGACGATGCGGACGACGCTGACGACGTCAACCCGCTCGACGCGTTTCTTGCGGAGCCCGATACAGAATCGCTGCCAGGAGACCCGCTCTCGACCGTAAACACGGGGTCGATTTCGATAAGCGAAACCCTGCTGGAAGCTGAGTCTGATGAGGCAGTAGACGACAGCGATCGTTTCTCTCACTCGGACGAGGTTCCCGCACATCGTGCCGACGACGACAGCAACCCGATTCCTTTCGCGGCGGGCGCCGCGACGGTAGCTGCGGGGGTCGCCGCGACAGCCGTGAGCCCTTCAGCAGCACCGAGCACTGCTGACGCTGCGGCATCGGGCACCGATCCTGCGGTAGTTCCTCAGCCACTGTCGCTCTCGTCGGCGCTCGTCAGCCAGCAACCTCTTGGCCTGGATGACGTCGCACCAACCGCCCAACGAGTTTTCAGCCTCGAAGAGAGCGGGCTTGAGCCCACCCCGGTTGATCGCCGAGTTGGTCACGCCGCGCGTATGTTCTGGCTGTGGTTTGCAACAAACTCTTCCATCGTGAGCCTCGGCCTAGGTGCCGCTGTGTTCGCTGTCGGGATGAGCCTTCGCCAGTCGGTAGTCGCGATTTTGGCCGGCGTGGCGCTGTCGTTCATCCCTTTGGGGCTCACCACTCTTGCAGGCAAGCGCAGCGGTCAGCCGACAATGGTCATTTCGCGATCAACCTTCGGATTGCTCGGTAACGTTGTTCCTGCCGTTGTTGCGCTAGTTGCCCGACTCTTCTGGGGCGCAGTTCTGCTGTGGCTCTTAGCGTCATCTGTAGCGATCGTCCTGATCGGGGCAGATCTCAACGTTGGACTCGGTGACCGTCAACTGTTGCTTATCGCGCTTGCGGTGTCCTTCCTCGTGGCGCTCGTCGTCGCATTTGCCGGCTACCCGTTGTTCGCTCGCATCCAACTCATTTTGAGCATCGTCTCCGGCGTGCTCGTCGTGGGCCTCATTGCTCTCACCGCTCAATACGTTGACGTTGCTCAGGCACTTACCACTCCAGATGGGTCGTGGCTGCTCACTCTCACTGGTACGGTCCTCGTGTTCAGTTTCTTGGGCCTTGTGTGGGCTTACAGCGGAGCAGATATCGCGCGCTACCAACGACCGTCGTCTAGTGGTGCAGCATCTGCGCTATCGGCAGCGTTTGGCGCTACCGTTCCCGCGTTCGTGCTCATCGCCTACGGTGCACTCCTTGCGGCATCCGACCCGGCAATCGCACGGGGATTCCTTGCATCGCCGCTCGACACACTGTTGCCACTTTTGCCGGGCTGGTTCCCCATCCCGCTCTTGCTCGCGGCTGCGTTGAGTCTTCTCTCTGGCATTACATTGAGTCTGTACTCCGGTGGATTCGCCCTCCAAGCTATCGGTGTTCGACTTCCCAGACAGTGGTCAATTGTGATCGTGGGAGTGCTGTTGGGCGCGCTGGCTGTACTCTTTGCGTTCGGCGTCACTGGCGGTATCAACGAGTTGTTCCGTGATGTTGCGACAACGATCGCGGTGCCGACTGCGGCTTGGGCAGGGATCTTTGCTGCTGAGACCATGATTCGCACGCGTCGCCTCGACAGCGCCGCCCTCACCACACGAGGGGGAATATATGCGGATGTTCGCTGGGTCAACTTGGGTGCGTTTGTGTTGATCTCAGTAATCGGATTCGCTCTCACTAGCGCGACAATCACCTGGCTTTCTTGGCAGGGTTACGGCTTTGCGGCACTGGGTGTTGACCTCAATTCTGAGCTAGCTGCAACAGACCTCGGCGTACTTGTCGCCTTGGGCCTTGGATTACTGACTCCGATGGTTGCCGGCATTCCGGCTATTCGTCGCCAAGAGTCTGGCCTTTCCGAACGCGCAAACCGCGCTGTCTAG
- a CDS encoding zinc ribbon domain-containing protein has product MALTASPADQALLLDLQAFDTKISQLEHRTKKLPQHEGLITLKQHRDKLQLTLLEERGIKEDIELELSRIDSDVKVVDARIARDSARLDATSSAKDAAAFEHELTALRTRLSNLEDIELAVMERLEAQQKVVDNLIEQGDNLVAESSELEASRDEALKDIDAELTTVRAGRAALQSTIPEDLLALYERQRSRYGTGASLLRGGVSLASGVKLLENEMQEIRAAAPESIIMCASSEAILVRTDQSGL; this is encoded by the coding sequence ATGGCGTTAACCGCTAGCCCCGCCGATCAAGCTTTGCTCCTCGACCTGCAAGCGTTTGACACAAAGATTTCCCAACTGGAACATCGCACAAAGAAGCTTCCGCAGCACGAAGGACTCATAACCCTCAAGCAGCACCGCGACAAGCTTCAATTGACTTTGCTGGAAGAGCGCGGAATCAAAGAGGATATCGAGCTCGAATTGAGCCGGATCGACTCTGATGTGAAGGTAGTTGATGCTCGAATCGCTCGAGACAGTGCGCGACTCGATGCAACGTCGTCGGCCAAGGACGCTGCGGCGTTCGAGCACGAGCTGACAGCATTGCGCACGAGACTGAGCAACCTCGAGGACATCGAACTCGCGGTTATGGAGCGCCTTGAAGCGCAGCAAAAAGTTGTTGACAATCTGATTGAGCAAGGCGATAACCTAGTCGCCGAATCGTCCGAGCTTGAGGCAAGTCGAGACGAAGCACTGAAAGACATCGACGCTGAGCTGACTACGGTTCGTGCCGGTCGCGCTGCTCTGCAGTCAACTATCCCCGAAGATCTTCTCGCCCTCTACGAACGCCAACGATCGCGCTATGGCACCGGCGCTTCGCTCCTTCGGGGCGGCGTCTCATTAGCATCCGGCGTAAAGCTTCTTGAGAATGAGATGCAAGAGATTCGTGCGGCTGCACCAGAATCGATCATCATGTGCGCGAGCAGCGAAGCCATTCTTGTGCGCACGGACCAGTCCGGGCTGTAA
- a CDS encoding VIT family protein: MSLHLDEPHSGDLAGRLNWLRAGVLGANDGIVSVAAIVVGVAGATTAIAPILTAGVAGLVGGAISMALGEYVSVSSQSDSQRALIEKERRELAEMPEEELAELTEIYRVKGISLETARQVAEELTAHDALAAHLEAELGITEDAVVSPWQAAGASALAFTIGGVLPFAAILLAPESIRVFATFVAVLTALIITGTLSARVGGNSWVRPTLRIVVGGTIALATTFLIGTLLGTSGVV; this comes from the coding sequence ATGAGTCTCCATCTCGACGAACCTCATTCCGGCGATCTTGCTGGTCGCCTCAACTGGCTCCGGGCTGGAGTTCTTGGCGCCAATGATGGCATCGTGTCCGTTGCCGCGATCGTCGTTGGTGTTGCCGGCGCGACAACCGCAATTGCCCCAATTCTCACCGCAGGAGTCGCCGGTCTTGTGGGTGGCGCGATCTCTATGGCCTTGGGCGAATACGTTTCCGTGAGCAGCCAAAGCGACAGCCAACGCGCCCTCATCGAGAAAGAACGCCGTGAGCTTGCGGAAATGCCGGAAGAGGAGCTCGCCGAACTGACGGAAATCTACCGTGTGAAGGGCATCAGCCTAGAGACCGCCCGCCAAGTTGCCGAGGAACTCACCGCACACGATGCCCTGGCCGCTCATCTTGAAGCAGAGCTCGGTATTACCGAAGATGCCGTCGTGAGCCCGTGGCAAGCCGCAGGTGCATCGGCGCTTGCGTTCACCATCGGCGGGGTGCTGCCGTTCGCCGCCATTCTTCTCGCCCCCGAATCGATCCGAGTGTTTGCGACCTTCGTGGCGGTACTGACTGCGCTCATCATCACGGGCACCTTATCGGCTCGGGTTGGTGGCAATAGCTGGGTGCGCCCGACACTGCGGATCGTCGTCGGCGGAACAATTGCTCTCGCCACAACGTTCCTCATCGGAACGCTTCTGGGCACCAGCGGAGTCGTTTAG
- a CDS encoding methionine aminopeptidase, giving the protein MTQWWFNHKTGEVEEGPQSLGVDRDGPYDTREQAEHAPQIAAERARKWANEDSED; this is encoded by the coding sequence ATGACGCAATGGTGGTTCAACCACAAGACCGGTGAGGTCGAAGAGGGTCCGCAGTCACTCGGGGTCGACCGTGACGGACCGTACGACACTCGTGAACAGGCCGAGCACGCGCCCCAAATCGCGGCAGAACGTGCTCGCAAATGGGCGAATGAGGACTCCGAAGACTAA
- a CDS encoding Nif3-like dinuclear metal center hexameric protein, giving the protein MSTTVSEVIAATEQLWPSTGAESWDAVGLVAGDLDAPVTRIVLAVDAVLDTVDEAISADADMLITHHPLLLRGVTSIASDRYKGAVLTQLIRAKCALLAAHTNADVVETGTSGRFAAKLGLTDIAPIVAGENPDRGIGRTGMLPEAMTLGRLARLLGEILPATATGIRVAGDFDQVVQSVALCGGAGDAYLNDPAVLASDVYITSDLRHHPASEARENARLMRGPALIDVSHWASEWLWLDAAAEELRELLPAVTITVSELRTDPWDFAVVQ; this is encoded by the coding sequence GTGTCTACTACTGTTTCCGAAGTAATCGCAGCAACCGAACAACTGTGGCCGTCTACTGGCGCTGAGTCGTGGGACGCTGTTGGCCTTGTTGCTGGCGATCTCGACGCGCCCGTGACCCGTATTGTCCTTGCGGTCGATGCAGTGCTTGACACCGTCGACGAAGCGATCAGCGCTGACGCAGACATGCTGATTACACATCACCCCTTGCTGCTGCGCGGCGTCACGTCAATCGCGAGCGACCGGTATAAGGGCGCCGTTCTGACACAGCTGATTCGGGCCAAGTGCGCGCTCCTTGCTGCTCACACCAACGCGGATGTCGTCGAAACAGGAACATCAGGGAGATTTGCGGCGAAACTGGGTCTCACAGACATCGCACCGATTGTTGCTGGTGAGAATCCTGATCGCGGCATCGGTCGCACGGGAATGCTGCCAGAGGCTATGACTCTCGGTCGGCTTGCCCGACTTCTCGGAGAAATTCTCCCGGCGACTGCCACCGGAATCCGAGTCGCTGGTGACTTTGACCAGGTAGTGCAGTCAGTGGCGTTGTGCGGGGGAGCCGGTGACGCATACTTGAATGACCCGGCGGTGCTTGCCTCTGATGTGTACATCACCAGCGACCTGCGCCATCATCCGGCGTCGGAGGCGCGAGAGAATGCGCGTCTCATGCGTGGTCCTGCACTCATCGATGTTTCTCATTGGGCAAGTGAATGGCTGTGGTTAGACGCCGCAGCGGAAGAATTGCGTGAGTTGCTGCCAGCAGTAACGATTACGGTGAGCGAGTTGCGCACCGACCCTTGGGATTTTGCGGTTGTGCAGTAA
- a CDS encoding redoxin domain-containing protein: MAIAIGAAAPEFQLRNQHGQTIVLGELLSRRSALIVFIPLAFSAICTDEVAQLNQWHDIAASAGVEILVISVDAMATLRAWADSQKIQLSLLSDFWPHGGVAEEFGVFLSKEGFASRVSFLVDQSGIVRDVIESPLGEARQFADYERAIVALTSDR, translated from the coding sequence ATGGCGATCGCGATCGGGGCTGCTGCCCCTGAATTTCAGTTGCGCAACCAGCACGGCCAGACCATCGTGTTGGGGGAGCTGCTTTCGCGACGTTCGGCGCTAATCGTGTTTATCCCCTTAGCCTTCTCGGCAATTTGTACTGACGAAGTTGCGCAGTTGAACCAGTGGCATGACATTGCGGCTAGCGCCGGGGTGGAGATTCTGGTGATCTCAGTCGACGCTATGGCGACGCTGCGAGCATGGGCAGATTCACAGAAGATTCAGCTGTCGCTGCTCTCCGACTTTTGGCCACATGGCGGTGTCGCCGAAGAATTCGGCGTTTTTCTTTCCAAGGAGGGGTTTGCGAGTCGGGTGAGTTTTTTGGTAGATCAAAGTGGAATCGTGCGCGATGTTATCGAGTCACCATTGGGCGAGGCGCGACAATTTGCTGACTACGAGCGCGCCATTGTGGCCTTAACTTCTGACCGATAG
- the map gene encoding type I methionyl aminopeptidase: MPRNSSGHLVPGVIPPQLAVPPAITRPEYVGKAAPRPFTGSDVYSPEAVDRIRASGKIAAGAVEAVGAAIAPGVTTAQLDQVAHEYMVTRGAYPSTLGYRGFPKSCCTSINEVICHGIPDDTVLNDGDIINIDITAYKDGMHGDLNKTFLVGDVSEDARLLVERTQEALNRGIKAVAPGRQVNVIGRAIESYAKRFGYGVVRDFTGHGVGEAFHSGLIIPHYDSAPQFDDVIEVGMVFTIEPMLTLGSHDWDQWADDWTVTTRDKSLTAQFEHTMVVTERGTEILTLP; the protein is encoded by the coding sequence ATGCCTCGGAATTCTTCTGGTCACCTCGTTCCGGGAGTAATCCCACCCCAACTCGCCGTTCCCCCAGCAATCACACGCCCGGAGTATGTCGGCAAAGCGGCGCCGCGCCCCTTCACGGGCTCAGATGTGTATTCGCCCGAAGCCGTTGATCGCATTCGGGCTTCGGGAAAGATCGCTGCCGGAGCCGTGGAAGCTGTTGGGGCCGCGATCGCTCCTGGAGTGACAACCGCGCAACTCGATCAGGTCGCCCACGAATACATGGTCACGCGGGGAGCCTATCCCTCGACGCTTGGCTACCGGGGGTTCCCTAAGTCCTGCTGCACGAGCATCAACGAGGTTATCTGCCACGGCATCCCCGACGACACCGTGCTCAACGATGGCGACATCATCAACATCGACATCACCGCTTACAAAGACGGCATGCACGGCGATCTCAACAAAACTTTTCTCGTCGGCGATGTCTCCGAAGACGCCCGCCTCCTCGTCGAACGTACTCAGGAGGCCCTCAATCGCGGCATCAAGGCGGTAGCACCCGGTCGTCAGGTGAATGTGATCGGGCGCGCCATCGAGTCGTACGCGAAGCGTTTCGGCTACGGAGTGGTACGAGACTTTACCGGCCACGGCGTTGGCGAGGCCTTCCACTCCGGCTTGATCATTCCCCACTACGACTCAGCGCCACAGTTCGACGATGTAATCGAGGTCGGCATGGTGTTCACAATCGAGCCAATGCTGACGCTCGGTTCTCATGACTGGGATCAGTGGGCTGATGACTGGACCGTCACCACACGCGACAAGAGTTTGACCGCTCAGTTTGAACACACCATGGTCGTCACCGAACGCGGCACCGAAATTCTTACGCTCCCCTAA
- the ppgK gene encoding polyphosphate--glucose phosphotransferase, which yields MTQALGIDIGGTGIKGAIVDTDTGKLVSARVKIATPKSGKPDAIVKVVVELVEKLGGLPESMPVGVCFPAVVRNGKTMSAANISKEWIGLEAEALFETALGRDIHFVNDADAAGIAEVRYGAAKDVPGLVLLTTLGTGIGSALIYNGTLVPNSELGHLTIGRQDAEKGASFSAKERRHLSWRAWAKRLQRYYTHLEVLFSPDLFLVGGGVSKSHEKFLPLLKLTTPIVPAQLRNNAGILGAAALAVRQ from the coding sequence ATGACTCAGGCTTTAGGAATTGATATCGGCGGCACCGGAATCAAGGGTGCCATTGTCGACACCGACACGGGAAAACTCGTGAGTGCACGCGTGAAAATCGCGACACCGAAGTCCGGAAAACCTGATGCAATCGTGAAGGTCGTCGTGGAGCTTGTCGAGAAACTTGGCGGTCTTCCCGAGTCGATGCCCGTTGGCGTTTGCTTCCCCGCGGTCGTGCGCAATGGCAAGACGATGTCTGCCGCGAACATCTCGAAAGAGTGGATCGGGCTTGAAGCCGAAGCGTTGTTCGAGACAGCGCTCGGCCGCGACATCCACTTCGTTAATGATGCGGATGCCGCCGGCATAGCCGAGGTGCGCTACGGCGCCGCGAAAGACGTGCCCGGTCTGGTCTTGCTCACGACGCTCGGCACCGGCATCGGTAGTGCACTCATTTATAACGGAACGCTTGTTCCCAACTCGGAACTCGGTCACCTGACCATCGGGCGACAGGATGCGGAGAAGGGCGCGTCCTTTTCCGCAAAGGAACGACGCCATCTCAGCTGGCGAGCGTGGGCGAAGCGCCTCCAGCGCTACTACACACACCTCGAAGTACTCTTTTCTCCGGATCTCTTCCTCGTCGGTGGTGGCGTTTCGAAAAGTCACGAAAAGTTCTTGCCATTGCTCAAGCTAACGACACCAATCGTTCCCGCTCAGCTTCGCAATAACGCGGGCATCCTCGGCGCAGCAGCTCTTGCCGTGAGGCAATAA